From Aspergillus luchuensis IFO 4308 DNA, chromosome 2, nearly complete sequence:
CAGCTGAGTACCAGTGAACTGCAGAGCAGCGTTGGCGTAGCTCTTGACGTCACTGCTGCCACCCTCCCAGGACCAGCTGGTGTGCCAGGCGATCTCGTTGCCGCTGGCCGAGTCGACGCCAGTGCACTGGGAGCCGCTGGAGGCGTTGTCTTCACCCCAGAGGTCGTTGTACAGGATGAAGTCACCGGCGGTGGCGGTACCCCATTGGTCGCAGAAGTCGCTGCGGCGGCTGATAGAGGCGGCCGAagccaaagaaagaagagcgGAAAGAGCGAGAACcttcatggtgatggtgattatTGGTCAAAGGAAAGACGAATGGTCGGGTAAAGTATTGATATTGGTGCAATGTGCGATCAACGTCCACTGACCCAGAGAATTATAGTGTATGAGCTGCTGAAGAGAAATCCATCTTCCTCCGACCGGGCTGCCTTCTTATAGCCATGGGTGTGCCGTCTAGGTCTTTTGGAACAGGATAAAATTAGGCATAGCCCTCATCAAGCAGAAACAGCCGGGGCGATTTAGCCTATGGACCTGCTGAGCTTGGTCCTCATGGCCGTTGAGACATGTGCACTCAAGAGTCAACGAAGGTTCTTGGAAACTCCGTCGCCGAATGGATCCTGACCCCGAGTGGACCAGGAGGGAGAAGGCCGATAGGATGAGTGTGGTGCTTGTTCCTGGTTTCGAAACGGTCCCACGGAATGCCCCGTGCAGAATGGAGGTCAACCAAACTCACGGACACGGTGGAAATATCCAGAGGAAGTTTAGATCAGGGGAATATCAGTGGATTCGTCATCTCGAGACGGTATAATGACTCGGATGAGAGGGGGGCAGCCACGGAGATGGTCCGTTTCGGATTAGATAACAGGATGCCGTTTAAATGAATGTCTAGGACGCCCGAGAGGGGCGTGGCTCGTCCGCAGGGTTCCAAAAGGTGGACAACTTCATTAATCGATCGGACTAATCCCCAATCGGGCTCCGTCGAGACACATGGTGCTGTCAGGACTCAGAACAAGCTATTTTTGTGGACGGATTAATTTGACGTTTGGAGATGATCAAAGTagagttagtagtagtactacggAGTAACTAACAGACTAGTTAGTGAGTTTGACTCGGAGAAATGAATAATCACGGGATGATCAGAATGATAGTTTTGGCGTGTTTGACAGCCAGGCAAACATGGCCAAAAGCTGCTTTCTGCTGCTGACTCAGCCGGACCATCCTGGTAGCCCTCCCGGATCAGGCAACCCTGGAATTGAATATCctcaatccatcaatcagaacaataaagaataatcacCCCATCCTTTCCacgccctctcctctctttccccttcccacgccttcccccccccttctccaccacccattAGCTCTCTGCAGCTCCTGTTTTTCCGGTCAATTGCCTTCCCATCCGGAATAGTTCGTCATCATGCGCTGCGCTAGCTTCGCCGTGGCCCTCCTGGCCCTTTTCACCGGTCTCTACAGCTACCTGAACGCGCGGCTGGAGCAGTTCTACATCTTCGATCCTTCCCACCTGCACGACTTGTCGCAGCGCGCCATTGCTGCTCACGGTAATGACACCCGCTCGGTGGTCAACTTCATCGTTTCCGAGCTGGGCGAGAAGGTCACCGACACGCACCTGAACCTGGACGAGGAATGGGTGTTCAACAACGCCGGTGGTGCGATGGGGGCAATGTATATTATCCATGCTAGTCCGTCCCCTCTTTTGCTCCATACCACCTCTATATTTATCCATAGTGTCTGTGCTAAGCTTTATTTTCCTAATAGGTATCACGGAGTACTTGATCATTTTCGGTATGGCTTCCCCTGTCTTCCGGGTATCTTTATGCCCCTTGATTGCACGTGCTAATACTCTCTCCTCATGCATTAGGCACCGCTATTGGTACTGAGGGCCACACTGGCCGTCACACGGCCGACGACTacttcaacatcctccaGGGCACCCAGCTCGCCTATGTTCCTGGATCCTACGAGCCCGAGGTTTACCCCCAGGGTAGCGtgcaccacctccgccgcggTGAGGTCAAGCAGTACAAGATGGATGAGTCCTGCTTTGCTCTGGAGTACGCCCGTGGCTGGATCCCCCCGATGCTTTTCTTCGGATACGCCGATACCTTCTCCAGCACTCTCGACTTCCCGACCCTGTGGGCGACGTCGAGAATCACTGGTCGCGAGATGATCTCCAACCTGCTCAAGGGCAAGATGTAAACGATAGATGGCGAGATGATGGGTATATgtataatactattactattctCACTATATTAGATAGACGACGACGTTGTCCGATAGAATACACTACCATTTAATAACGCTACCACAATTCATCCTTTCACCCCCCTtacctctttctcttctccgttGTGCCTGTTTATTTTTCACCCTTCCCGGGGAACTAATCACACAAACACTGCaaacacacccacaccctgACTCATCCGAtcccttatcgataagccaACATCCAGGCCCGCGAAATCAGTTTATCAAAAATTGCTCCCCTCATcgcctccaccatcacccactataccctcatcctcagccCCAGAACCACACCCACAAGCCACCACCatgcccccctccccctgcgCCCGCTGCCACGACCAACGGGCAGTAATCATCCGGCCCAAGAACAGGCAAAAGTTGTGCCGCACGTGCTTCCTACACGTCTTCGAAACCGAAGTCCACGAAACCATCACCTCGACCTCCCTCTTCTACCCTGGCGAACGAGTCGCCATCGGCGCCAGCGGCGGCAAAGACAGCACCGTTTTGGCCGCCGTCCTCAAGACTCTCAACGAACGCTACAACTACGGCCTCGACCTAtgtctcctctccatcgacGAAGGCATCAAGGGCTACCGCGACGACAGTCTCGAGACCGTGAAACGCAACGCCCAACAATACAACATGCCACTCGTAATCGTCAGCTACGGCGACCTATACGGCTGGACCATGGACCAGGTCGTAGCGCAGGTCGGCAAAAAGGGCAACTGCACATACTGCGGGGTATTTCGGCGGCAGGCGCTGGATCGCGGGGCCGCAAAGCTGGGCATTAAGCATGTGGTGACAGGTCATAATGCGGATGATGTGGCGGagacggtgatgatgaacttGCTGAGAGGGGATTTACCGCGCTTGTCGAGGGGTACGAGTATTGTGACGGGGTCCGCGGCTAGTGATATCAAGAGGAGTAAGCCGTTGAAGTATGCTTATGAGAAGGAGATTGTGCTGTATGCGCATCATCGCCAGTTGGATTATTTCTCCACGGAGTGTATCTATTCGCCGGAGGCGTTCCGGGGCAGTGCGAGGACGTTGATCaaggatttggagaagaTTAGGCCGTCTTCGATTTTGGATATCGTTAAGTCTGGGGAGGATATGGCACTTTTGGTGCCCGCTGAAGTCAGAGggaagggtggtgaggatgaggagggtggcggtggtggtggtgggtgtggaaGTCAGAATGGGAGGACGAGGGGTGgggagatggcggagatggagaggaagctgaaggaggatgaggctgCCAAGGatagggagatggagattaCTTCTGATAGCGTGCctaagaagcagcagcagtcagaGCAGGTGCAGACGCCGGCacagaagaaggtcaagtcGCAGGTACTGGGAACGTGTGAGCGCTGCGGGTATATCTCCAGTCAGCGCGTGTGCAAGGCGTGTACGCTGCTGGAGGGATTGAATAAGAATCGGCCCAAGACGGCGATTGAGATGGAGGTTGgcttggaggatgaggagagcaGCTCGACGTTGCGTCGGCAGATGGAGAAAGTTGAGCTGGGAGGTGTTTGAAGATATATAGTTATGCCCGTTATACATATACCCAGGATCACAGAGTTATATTTCAATTAGAAGCAAAGTTCAGCTTCAGTCAAcagactactagtactgtaaATAAAACGACAATTTTAAAGAGGATTACCAGTACCATCATAATCTCACTTTCTTAACATAATATATCCATCCCATGTGACTTGACTGACAAGTACGACCTACGTACTAATACATGCCAGccatatctatctatcatacACCAGCCCATTCAGTCAGAGAAGACATCATGTTCAAAGGTAATACAATTAATAATGAACACTACAACAACACAGAACTTCCTCATACCATCTCAACAACCCCCTCTAAAAAGACCCTCAAATCAATCATcatattttatctataatacaaccctccctccccaaaacATATCATACACAAAAATATCATACAAaaccccccaatcccaaCACACAAAAGCCACAAATGAATCACAAATTtagagaaaaaaacaaaatatacACCCAAAACTCCACCCATGACATATTTTATCCCACCTATCCAtacatccccatcccaacccccATCTCAAGTACTCCCCCCCAACTACCCCAAGGATTAATCAATCTATTcactcatccttctccttccccgcCTCAACAGGCAAATCCCACCCGACCCGTCTAGCCGTCAACCGaatcctctcttcctcatcgaggGTAGTACCGGGGTTATATCTCTCGACGAGCTCGGCATACACGCGCTGGGCTTTAGCGTAGATAGCGAACTGGTTTGCCTGGTCGAGACGATGTTGGCGGAGGGATTCTTGTGCGTCTGCgtccacaacaacacccGATTgtgcttgttgctgctgctgctgctgcttgctggtGTACATGTCGCGGAGGCGGTGTTGGAGAGGAGTAGGAGTGGAGAGGGTCCGGCGGGGGAGTTCGCGGAGGAGGGCGCGGtaggttgtggttgttttcGCGGCTGTAGACAttttgatttctttttcttttctccttttgggatgggaggaggtgtTTAGTTTGGGTGGATTGGTATAggttttggtggtggatttgatGATGGGTATGGATGGACGGCTACGGATAAGTTTACGGAGGATTTCGGTGTATATCACGTGATTTCacatttctttctctctctctctctaagTTTGTAGCAAGATATAGATGGGGTTGGTGTGTAGTAGAAAAACTACATTatgtacatcatcatcaatcaaatGACGATCATCATTCATTGTACTCGTCAGCTTGgtggttgctgttgctgttgcagaCTCTGCTGCAACTAATCAtaactctccctctctctcgtTCGTCTCTCTCACGACCGTAACCAGCCGAACTTCTTGCGTCCGGTGTCGCCGCCTGCCGAGGGTTCGACTTGCATACTGCGCGAATACAAGTCCTGGTGTGATTGTCAGCATCATAGAAAATGGAATGGGTTAATGGtggaaaggggaaggggTGTACCTCGTCATCCCCCGACAGCTTAATCTCCAATATCAACCGTTCTACCTCCTCGTACTTGGACATATGCGGATACGGTGTCTTCTGGCTGCGTTGGATTCCCAGAACCACCTCTCCCATTACCTCGAACTTGCGCCAGTTGATGCGGTTCTTGTTGTCGCCCACAAACGTCTTGTTGCCCTCCTCCGCTGACACCAGATCGCGTCGGTGCAACGGCAGGAACGGGATGCGCTCCGCAAAGGAATTGTCCCATGCGAGACGATACGCAAAATGACTCTTCTGTGTCCCCATGAGGATGACCAGCCTCATGAAGTCTTTTTGTGTCTGCACCGGGACCAGGTCCCGTGTCTGGGACAGTCGGTGTACCGGGGTTCCGTTGATGCCGGCGATCACGGCCCCGAGAGAATTGTAGTTGTTAAGTCGGCGGAGTTTCTGCGGCTGTCAGACAATGTCTCGGCGCTATTCTTCCGAGTCAGACTTACCAATGCTATGTTCATGAATTTCTCAAGCGCCTTGGCCCGATGCTTCGGCTTGTCCCGAAGTAGGATGACGCTGGCTACGAAGAATGCGACATGGTTGAACTGCTTGATCATCCGGTTGACGTGCTTCAAGCTCAAAATCTTATCCTTCTCCACGCCGGAGATGCTGACATGTCGCACAAGGTCTCGCGGTCGGAAAGAATTGAACATGATCCAGTCCATGCGCGTCAGCTCCCGTGCGAAATCCTCATCTGGGATCTCCATCAGCTGGCGCCATTGGATTTTCGTTAGCGGGATGCGTGGCGTGAGATCCAGATTATGCGCCTCCCGTTGCGCAGCTTCGGTACTCAGGAATGTGAACGACTGGCTGGCGATGGTCCCGGGCTTTTCGGAGGTAAACGAATTCGACATCGACCCCGACAGTCTCGACGCAGGCTCGGCTGCACCTTCGCTAAGGTCCAAAGCGCTCATGTTGTAAATagggtcctcttcctcttcctcgccttcatcgCCTAGCGGCGGCGCCCCAAGGAAAATTGATGGTGAGCTGCGCCCGGAAAACTGGAACGGGGGGTCGGCAGTGTCAGGTTCTTCCATGTCGCCATCCCTATACGGCCACCCGATATTATCGTCATCTGCATTCCCCTCCAGATACGATCCGATCTCCTTGGCGGCAAACATGTAAAAGTGGCTTTTCTCCAGCGTCGTGACGAAATCGGTGATTCGCTTGCGAGTCTTCGGGTACGCCAAGTCGCCCGGATATTCAGAAACCCACTGCGCCATCACTCCCAGCAGCCTCAGCTGAACTGCGATGCGGTCGAGCTGGTCCGTCATGTCGTTCTCATTCCGTTCGAATCGGTTAATCAGAGCATTCAGCAAGGTGCACGGCGCGGCGAACTTGCGATAGAGACACAAAAAGATAGACGCGAACTTCGAATCTTGCTTTGACATCGGTTGTGCGACCAGACGATCTACTAGCTCGTCAAAGGTGAAGCCGGCATCATTCGATGAGCTCTCGCTAGGCGTCTGGTCCTTGCTTCCCGGGCTCGACGGAGCACTCCGGGGCCCATCGAAGTCCTCCCCCATCTCTAGAAAGTTGCTGAACGCATCTGACCCGCCGCTGTTGCGCCAGGCCGTGTGAAGTCGATGTTGTCGGTTGAGATCCTTACTTGGTGACGACTCCCCGGATACAGACTGTTTGCGCGAGGCCAACCGGGACCCCGATGGAGGCGTATGCGGTCGCACCGGATGCGAGTTGCTCCGGGCGTAACGAAAGGCCTGGCCATTGGAAGCCAGGTTGGCAGAGGTGGCCGGGTCGGTGGGTTGCCGGTCTACACCGTACCCATCGACAGCTGGATCAAGAGGTCCTGTGATTGGGCCGCCTGCGGCTCCGGATAATACAGCGGTGGGGGTCTCTGAGTTGGTGCGGCTGTGATGCCAGTCTGGGGTGGCGGATGAGTTGGAGGGGAAATCGATGAAGTCTAAAAGAGGAGCCGTTAGCATCCACGTGTGAACCAGACCAGCGGGAAAATAACGGCCACAGGAATTGAGTGGTCCAGCTGCGGTCCAGCTGCTCTTGCGCTGGACCCGAGCTGGACCCGAGGGATCGGCGGGTCCTGAAAACCACTGCACCACGAGATACGCGAACGCTAAACGCACGCCGCGCCGCAAACTAGCGCGAAACCCAGTGGGCCATCACTCTAAGGGATGGGCTATAGCCGGGGGGGCGACGCAATGCGTTGGGTGATGCGAGCAGACAGATGGCCACCGAGGCAGTGGACCGTTCCGCCCTGTTCTTTGGCTTTCCTCGCCTCTCGCGTATCCACATGGCAATCGCATAGGTCAGCTTGTCCACTTACCATATTTACGGTTGATCACAGAGCGCAGAACTAAGGCAATGCACATCTTCTGCGACCGTGGTGAGTCAGGTGAGGTCCGGTGGATTTCATAGCCACCCAATATTGGCTCCACAGGGCTGTCAGGGGGTTGTATGTCGCATTTGCTGGCCACCAGCGTAAAGGGTATGTCGGAAGCGGTTAAGGAGTCTGCAGTCCATCAGCCCACATCCTAGAGTCAAATTGCGCAGCGACCCGGCCGCTGCAGAACCGGCAATGCGACCAACCTAGTAGTTCGGTAAATTCAGGGAAACTGGCCGGTTGAGTCATATCCAGTAGAACCAGCACCCCATCCACTGTAGGAGGCGAGTCGCTACCCAGTAAGGGCCAGTTGACCTCGCTATTGCTCCCAATCGTAATTTCCAATGTATCTATCTCCATCAGGCGAACCAAGTACACCGTCCCGTCCAGGGACATCTTCTTTGTGGTCGATCGGGAAGTAAGCGGATGCTTCATGTCCAAGGCGGTTTCAATGAATGTCGATTTTCCGACATGGTCAGGACCGACCACCGCGATGCTCACATGGGGGAAACTCGGCTTCGGCGTTGTCTGCGGTACACGCACGGGGGTCAGAAAAACATTGCGCTCGCCAAGGGTCCAATGACATGAGTTTGGAATAGCCATACCTCCTCACGGGTTGATGATGGCACCCTATCCCCTCCGGCCGATGGCGggttctcatcctcctccagaagTGTCCGGTCGACCTTATTCCCCGATTCCATCGCCGTTCTAGCCGAATCAAGTCGGTACAAACCTCCGACGGGAGCAGAAATCGTTCGACTGGGAAGGCCCGGTCGTTGTGGGAATGGCGCAGCATCGGCTTTATCGCTAGATGCTCGTTCTCTTCGCAAGGGTTGGGAGGCCATGGTGACGATGTGGctttactttcttttttttgtttctgcgCGAACGAATGGGCGGTGCTGTGGCGCGAGTAAGGTCCGGTCGAACAAACAAGGTGCGACAGCGCAGGGTCCAACAGCTACGTAAGTGAGTGAGGCGGACACGACAGCTCATCCATTGTCGCTTGGGTGGAAAACGTAGAAAAGGTCCAGGCTTCGTCGGGTTCGCCGCAATCGAAAGATTTCCAAGAGGCTGCTCGAATCAGCTCGGGGGGGTTAATGTTCCCCTTTTATCTTCGGTTGTTTGTGGTGGTCAAATTTCGATGATTAGCTGagtgatttttttttttgttgtcGTCTGCCtcgtttttcttctttcttttctttttctccgtctttccttttcctgcttTTCTCGACTATCGTGGATCTCGTCGGCTGAGGCAGGTTACCGGAGCTGGACACAGGTAGAACCCAAGTTAGCAACAGAAACAACAATGGTACCGGCAAGAGGGTCGCACAAGTCTTACGAGAACTCGTCCGGGTTGGCAAATCGACCAGGGGGGCAGTAAGAGCTATGAGTGGCAGCGAAGAAACAGAGGGGTGTCAGGGAGAGAGCAGCTTGAGGAAGTGCCGCCAGTTGCAGGCGGGAAGATGTCACTCGACCGAAAAATTGAGCCCCCAAAGAGTCAGTCAGAAGTTGGGGCAGTTTGGGGTGGAGGCTGCGGGCGGGGAGATTTGGAAAGTAAAGTCTGGTTTGGTTCtaaccctctctctccaacgGCAGGTTtgattattcttattatggTTATGCTTTTGTGTTTtgaaattcttattattagaaacACCGGGGCACTTCTATGGGTCAATCCGGCAGAATCCCTAGCGGAGCAACACAATGGCAGGACATCCCAGGCCAACTGGGGAGGATTGTGATCTTACTAAAATCGACCTTGTGTGTCCCGCCGCccgcctttctctcctcacggctttcccttcctcctcaccaaacTCTCCGGCCAACGATCCAGAACCCCAATCGCTTCTGCTTGTCAGCAAGGGAGTCGGCCGTCCAAAGCTAACTCAACTTAAACAGCGCGCAAGTTACTTTACATTCAGCAATCACAATGCGTTCAATCTAATCATTGACTCAGTTGATTGTTTCCCAGACTGTCTCCAAGCATACAGTAAGAACGTCACAGGCAAACGgtgtctctctttcctccccggAAATTCCCATTGACATGAGCGGGCGGAGGTGCTCGGGACGAATAACATCGCAGTTCGTCAAAACTTAGCCAGTGTCCCAAGACGGGGAGATCGGTAACTAGCTCAAGTAGTCTGGAGGCCTTTACGAATCACAACAAGGCAAATCCTAAGGTTAAGGCCAATTGCTCAAATCCCCGTTGTTCGGGCATCTCGTTGGTAGACATGAGATGTGATGAGGCACGGTGATGGACGATTGGCGGCATTTGGAGGAATCCTTTCGAACGGGTCACATTTCCCCGccatttcccccctcctcatgGGGCGTGGAGAgatactacggagtagacaGATAGCATGCATTGCCTAGGTTGAAGGGCTCTCATGAAGATCCGCGACGTTGAGGTCTCTCGCTTCAGTTCGGCTGGAGATGCAGTGCGTGGAGTGGAAGTGGATGAATTAACCCAAACCGTTCTCATGCTTCCGCCATGGACAACGGACCCCCCAATCTTGCCATGCTGAAAGTCAAACTCTGAAACATGGCTTGACCAGGTTTCGATGCACATAGCGACTGCTACTGGTTTCAATGCTTGGTCCACGATGGCGCTGTCTGGGTCTGTTTTGACTTTAAGCACATGTTAGCTTAAGAAATACTACTTTAGACGACCTCTTGCCGGGCATCATTGCCAGTAGGCCTGTCTGGATAGTAGATGGGGTAGTTGGTGGAGTATACACTAAAAGTCTTATGCTACATGCTGCACGATGACATCTCTGTCTTCCGTTGGAGACTTTCAGTAACCGTTGAGATAGATGTTTCGATGCCTTAGGCCTTAAAGTGGCCAACTCCGTCACATTTAACATCGCACTACTTACATTATGATATGCCGATGTCGGCATCAACTTGAATGGTCTTGATCTCTCAAGTCTACATTGATGCATTGTTAT
This genomic window contains:
- the erg2 gene encoding C-8 sterol isomerase ERG2 (COG:I;~EggNog:ENOG410PGCM;~InterPro:IPR006716;~PFAM:PF04622;~SECRETED:SignalP(1-19)), with the translated sequence MRCASFAVALLALFTGLYSYLNARLEQFYIFDPSHLHDLSQRAIAAHGNDTRSVVNFIVSELGEKVTDTHLNLDEEWVFNNAGGAMGAMYIIHASITEYLIIFGTAIGTEGHTGRHTADDYFNILQGTQLAYVPGSYEPEVYPQGSVHHLRRGEVKQYKMDESCFALEYARGWIPPMLFFGYADTFSSTLDFPTLWATSRITGREMISNLLKGKM
- the NCS6 gene encoding putative PP-loop ATPase superfamily protein (BUSCO:EOG09262IZ6;~COG:D;~EggNog:ENOG410PFE0;~InterPro:IPR011063,IPR032442,IPR014729,IPR000541;~PFAM:PF01171,PF16503;~go_function: GO:0000049 - tRNA binding [Evidence IEA];~go_process: GO:0002098 - tRNA wobble uridine modification [Evidence IEA];~go_process: GO:0034227 - tRNA thio-modification [Evidence IEA]); its protein translation is MPPSPCARCHDQRAVIIRPKNRQKLCRTCFLHVFETEVHETITSTSLFYPGERVAIGASGGKDSTVLAAVLKTLNERYNYGLDLCLLSIDEGIKGYRDDSLETVKRNAQQYNMPLVIVSYGDLYGWTMDQVVAQVGKKGNCTYCGVFRRQALDRGAAKLGIKHVVTGHNADDVAETVMMNLLRGDLPRLSRGTSIVTGSAASDIKRSKPLKYAYEKEIVLYAHHRQLDYFSTECIYSPEAFRGSARTLIKDLEKIRPSSILDIVKSGEDMALLVPAEVRGKGGEDEEGGGGGGGCGSQNGRTRGGEMAEMERKLKEDEAAKDREMEITSDSVPKKQQQSEQVQTPAQKKVKSQVLGTCERCGYISSQRVCKACTLLEGLNKNRPKTAIEMEVGLEDEESSSTLRRQMEKVELGGV
- a CDS encoding LYR motif-containing protein (COG:S;~EggNog:ENOG410PSJ2;~InterPro:IPR039196;~PFAM:PF13233;~go_process: GO:0033615 - mitochondrial proton-transporting ATP synthase complex assembly [Evidence IEA]), whose translation is MSTAAKTTTTYRALLRELPRRTLSTPTPLQHRLRDMYTSKQQQQQQQAQSGVVVDADAQESLRQHRLDQANQFAIYAKAQRVYAELVERYNPGTTLDEEERIRLTARRVGWDLPVEAGKEKDE
- a CDS encoding putative Ras guanyl-nucleotide exchange factor RasGEF (COG:T;~EggNog:ENOG410PG76;~InterPro:IPR000651,IPR036964,IPR027417,IPR023578, IPR008937,IPR001895;~PFAM:PF00617,PF00618;~go_function: GO:0005085 - guanyl-nucleotide exchange factor activity [Evidence IEA];~go_process: GO:0007264 - small GTPase mediated signal transduction [Evidence IEA]), which translates into the protein MASQPLRRERASSDKADAAPFPQRPGLPSRTISAPVGGLYRLDSARTAMESGNKVDRTLLEEDENPPSAGGDRVPSSTREETTPKPSFPHVSIAVVGPDHVGKSTFIETALDMKHPLTSRSTTKKMSLDGTVYLVRLMEIDTLEITIGSNSEVNWPLLGSDSPPTVDGVLVLLDMTQPASFPEFTELLDSLTASDIPFTLVASKCDIQPPDSPVEPILGGYEIHRTSPDSPRSQKMCIALVLRSVINRKYDFIDFPSNSSATPDWHHSRTNSETPTAVLSGAAGGPITGPLDPAVDGYGVDRQPTDPATSANLASNGQAFRYARSNSHPVRPHTPPSGSRLASRKQSVSGESSPSKDLNRQHRLHTAWRNSGGSDAFSNFLEMGEDFDGPRSAPSSPGSKDQTPSESSSNDAGFTFDELVDRLVAQPMSKQDSKFASIFLCLYRKFAAPCTLLNALINRFERNENDMTDQLDRIAVQLRLLGVMAQWVSEYPGDLAYPKTRKRITDFVTTLEKSHFYMFAAKEIGSYLEGNADDDNIGWPYRDGDMEEPDTADPPFQFSGRSSPSIFLGAPPLGDEGEEEEEDPIYNMSALDLSEGAAEPASRLSGSMSNSFTSEKPGTIASQSFTFLSTEAAQREAHNLDLTPRIPLTKIQWRQLMEIPDEDFARELTRMDWIMFNSFRPRDLVRHVSISGVEKDKILSLKHVNRMIKQFNHVAFFVASVILLRDKPKHRAKALEKFMNIALKLRRLNNYNSLGAVIAGINGTPVHRLSQTRDLVPVQTQKDFMRLVILMGTQKSHFAYRLAWDNSFAERIPFLPLHRRDLVSAEEGNKTFVGDNKNRINWRKFEVMGEVVLGIQRSQKTPYPHMSKYEEVERLILEIKLSGDDEDLYSRSMQVEPSAGGDTGRKKFGWLRS